In Chitinophaga sp. HK235, a single window of DNA contains:
- a CDS encoding RagB/SusD family nutrient uptake outer membrane protein codes for MKKTTSTIRLIAALTSFVVMGGSCTKNLLNQPSTTEVGENVFWKTDADALAGIMGAYADVRPLFDRDYYFDGQGEYVRTRGTSTVSNDLQHGGAYVVNTGSTGYSPSGFGQQFDAMYKYLYGGVNRTNYVIDNVNRMLATGTNVSVPKLERILAEARLLRGMVYFRLISMWGDVPYLGHSVTSNDEVASLARMPIAQIKDSIMADFTYAFDKLPAKSDQMGRAAKPAALAFRGKLQLYWACWNKNGWPELSTFKPSTAAATAAYQAAAEDFKHVINDYGLDLFRGGAPGECDTLGKAEKLPNYYYLFTPAANGDGEMVMAFAHGGTGTFQGEELMRDFAGRSHEGSQCWITPRYEIADRYQSTVTGDFAPKLIPTNPSTVTGARTKLNSAVNPASYANRDYRMKASIMWDYEVSVGMASLKSTGWVPYIYKTWAQPIVIDGTTFLSYNTDGTNSGYVFRKFLRNYAGQGRSDGDYSFPVMRLADVFLMYAEASNEAYGPQADAIALVNRVRRRGNLPPLAGGKTADKVSFFSAIEQERIVELLGEGLRPFDVRRWRTLEKNWNPPGGPGVWRMDTWGAQAQRYFQNATDRDIAQCYIFKIPQSERDRNPNLTQNTPWM; via the coding sequence ATGAAAAAAACAACATCAACGATACGTTTAATAGCTGCTCTTACAAGCTTTGTAGTGATGGGCGGCAGCTGTACCAAAAATCTGCTGAACCAGCCTTCTACTACAGAAGTGGGTGAAAACGTTTTCTGGAAAACAGATGCCGATGCGCTTGCCGGCATCATGGGTGCTTATGCAGACGTAAGACCACTCTTTGACCGGGATTATTATTTTGATGGTCAGGGAGAATATGTAAGGACCAGAGGTACCAGCACTGTTAGTAACGATTTGCAGCATGGCGGTGCCTATGTGGTGAACACCGGTTCTACCGGTTATAGCCCTTCCGGTTTTGGGCAGCAGTTTGACGCTATGTATAAATACCTCTACGGAGGAGTGAACCGTACCAACTATGTGATCGATAATGTCAACAGAATGCTGGCTACCGGCACCAATGTGTCTGTGCCCAAACTGGAGCGTATCCTGGCCGAAGCAAGACTGCTGCGTGGCATGGTTTATTTCCGTCTTATCTCCATGTGGGGAGATGTGCCTTACCTGGGCCACAGTGTGACCTCCAATGATGAAGTGGCCTCACTGGCCCGTATGCCCATTGCGCAGATAAAAGACTCCATCATGGCTGATTTTACCTATGCTTTTGATAAACTGCCTGCCAAATCTGATCAGATGGGACGTGCCGCCAAACCCGCTGCCCTAGCTTTTCGTGGCAAGTTGCAGCTGTACTGGGCATGCTGGAACAAAAACGGCTGGCCGGAGCTGAGCACATTCAAACCCAGCACGGCTGCGGCTACCGCTGCCTATCAGGCCGCTGCAGAAGACTTTAAACATGTAATCAATGATTATGGTCTGGACCTTTTCCGTGGCGGAGCACCCGGTGAATGCGATACCCTGGGCAAAGCAGAAAAACTTCCCAACTATTATTACCTGTTTACACCGGCAGCGAATGGTGATGGTGAAATGGTCATGGCCTTTGCACATGGTGGTACTGGTACTTTCCAGGGAGAAGAACTGATGCGTGATTTTGCAGGCCGCTCCCATGAAGGCTCCCAGTGCTGGATAACGCCGCGTTATGAAATTGCCGACAGGTACCAGTCTACTGTTACCGGCGATTTTGCACCGAAGCTGATACCTACCAATCCCTCTACTGTAACGGGTGCCAGGACTAAACTGAATTCCGCCGTTAATCCGGCCAGCTACGCCAACCGCGATTATCGTATGAAGGCTTCCATTATGTGGGATTATGAAGTGAGTGTTGGTATGGCCTCTCTTAAATCTACCGGTTGGGTACCTTATATCTATAAAACATGGGCACAGCCTATCGTGATAGACGGTACTACTTTCCTTTCGTATAATACGGATGGTACCAACTCCGGTTATGTGTTCCGCAAATTTTTGCGCAACTACGCCGGACAGGGCCGTAGTGATGGGGACTACAGTTTCCCGGTAATGCGCCTGGCAGATGTTTTCCTGATGTATGCTGAAGCTTCCAATGAAGCATATGGCCCGCAGGCCGATGCGATCGCGCTGGTGAACAGGGTGCGTCGCCGTGGTAACCTTCCGCCACTGGCTGGTGGTAAAACCGCTGATAAAGTATCCTTCTTTAGTGCCATCGAACAAGAGCGTATCGTAGAATTGCTGGGAGAAGGTCTGCGCCCGTTTGATGTACGTCGCTGGAGAACCCTGGAGAAAAACTGGAACCCACCCGGAGGCCCCGGCGTATGGCGTATGGACACCTGGGGTGCGCAGGCACAGCGCTACTTCCAGAATGCTACGGACAGGGATATAGCGCAGTGTTACATCTTCAAAATACCGCAGAGTGAGCGTGACCGCAACCCCAACCTGACACAGAACACGCCGTGGATGTAG
- a CDS encoding DUF4466 family protein, whose product MTGKHFSYIPLFFASLLLMTACTKNKDYSVPTPKNELQNDCIKRSLGPNIVGLNIEFAYAIAIPASKGKLVSAQVVASIPGVQVKTGDLPNSATYLQDSSFYTNGSGVDVPVGVGARSVTKEGMNVTTFTKDTNAVTLRYFYRIPEEARGKTVKFTFSATSSNGETITYEMGPYTIAKMDMKLNLIPTNNDKCYLSIADMALYNATEAAANPGKIDLVYLYRSLSVQFGHALVAPAAPKDYLPGVTLPANVNRDTKLSKAWNVQDFHLAGLKYGTTFVDDPDFEKLDMSTSPDFALGLKEEAGVWVETGDGKYRAYIFINKVDNIGQSARISIKRYTLK is encoded by the coding sequence ATGACTGGTAAACATTTTTCATATATCCCGCTGTTCTTCGCTTCCCTGCTACTGATGACGGCCTGTACGAAGAACAAGGATTATAGTGTGCCTACGCCTAAAAATGAGCTGCAGAACGATTGTATCAAACGCTCGCTGGGACCTAATATCGTAGGATTGAATATAGAATTTGCCTATGCTATCGCTATTCCTGCATCCAAAGGCAAGCTGGTGTCTGCACAGGTAGTGGCATCCATTCCGGGTGTCCAGGTGAAAACCGGTGATCTGCCCAATTCTGCCACCTATCTGCAGGACAGCTCTTTTTATACCAACGGCAGCGGGGTGGATGTGCCGGTAGGTGTTGGTGCCCGCTCTGTTACAAAAGAAGGGATGAATGTGACAACCTTCACCAAAGACACCAATGCGGTAACCCTCCGTTATTTTTACAGAATACCGGAAGAAGCAAGAGGTAAAACGGTGAAGTTCACCTTTAGCGCTACCAGCAGCAATGGAGAGACAATAACTTATGAGATGGGGCCTTATACCATTGCCAAAATGGACATGAAGCTGAACCTCATTCCTACCAACAACGACAAGTGTTATCTGTCTATCGCAGATATGGCGTTGTATAATGCTACAGAGGCTGCTGCCAATCCCGGAAAGATAGACCTGGTATATCTGTATCGTAGTTTGTCTGTACAGTTTGGACATGCGCTGGTAGCGCCTGCTGCGCCTAAAGACTATCTGCCAGGTGTTACATTACCAGCTAACGTTAACAGGGATACGAAACTGAGCAAAGCCTGGAACGTACAGGACTTCCATCTGGCGGGTCTGAAATACGGCACTACCTTCGTAGATGATCCCGACTTCGAAAAGCTGGATATGTCTACCTCTCCGGATTTTGCACTGGGGCTGAAAGAAGAAGCCGGTGTGTGGGTGGAAACCGGTGATGGTAAATACCGCGCCTATATCTTCATCAATAAAGTTGATAATATCGGGCAATCCGCCAGGATCAGTATCAAACGTTATACGCTGAAGTAA
- a CDS encoding FadR/GntR family transcriptional regulator, producing MQKDLTLAEQIERKILKYISEKGYKVGDALPKENELADILGVSRVVLREALSRLRILGFIETKRKRGTVLTSPNIFYGFKTILASGTLDKDALKDLYEVRLMLEIGMADFLFLHKTDRYLDDLQRIVEEENLAEDAELLTKLDIRFHSTLYKMSGNKSLYAFQNLLNTLFATYAPRRDDWKVKQIISHQALLEILKCGTADAFRTAMRLHLHTRFENMDTLFPEAEMPAGQEVLR from the coding sequence ATGCAGAAGGATCTTACCCTGGCAGAGCAAATTGAAAGGAAAATACTGAAATATATCTCCGAAAAAGGTTATAAAGTGGGCGATGCATTGCCCAAGGAGAATGAGCTGGCAGATATACTCGGCGTGAGCAGGGTGGTGTTGCGGGAAGCGTTGAGCCGCTTGCGTATCCTGGGGTTTATTGAAACGAAGCGTAAGCGGGGTACAGTACTGACATCACCGAATATCTTTTACGGTTTTAAAACGATCCTGGCATCCGGCACATTGGACAAGGATGCGCTGAAAGATCTGTATGAGGTGCGGCTGATGCTGGAGATCGGCATGGCTGATTTTTTATTCCTGCATAAGACAGACCGTTATCTGGATGATTTGCAGCGGATCGTTGAAGAAGAAAATCTTGCGGAAGATGCTGAGTTGCTCACGAAGCTGGATATACGCTTTCACAGTACATTATACAAGATGTCCGGCAACAAGTCGTTGTACGCTTTTCAAAACCTGCTCAATACTTTATTTGCCACGTATGCGCCGCGCCGGGATGACTGGAAGGTAAAACAGATCATTTCGCATCAAGCACTGCTGGAGATCCTGAAATGTGGTACTGCTGATGCATTCCGTACCGCCATGCGTTTGCATTTGCATACACGTTTTGAAAATATGGATACTTTGTTTCCTGAAGCGGAAATGCCGGCAGGGCAGGAGGTGCTTCGCTAA
- a CDS encoding TonB-dependent receptor: MNNQSPRYRTSRNDCVRWCAVAIMATTALFYAGGAAAHTSATLAAFQTPQDEQHFITGVVKDEKGQALPGVTVTLKGTAAGSVTDPEGKFTLKTTAKNGTLEFSSMGFVKQQVAYAGQKTVNITLTTDQKALGEVVVVGYGTQRKVNLVGAVSAIKVDEKITSRALPNASSALSGLVPGLSAVQSSGMAGRNSASLVIRGLGTVNNANPLIVVDGMPDVDINRINMNDIESISVLKDATSASVYGSRAANGVILITTKSGKGQKKTALNFNGTYGIQKPTKAYDFMANYPRALTLEQRLGQVGTLRDNLTFKDGTIDQWMAMGMIDPLRYPNTNWWDIIMRTGTSQNYNLSASGGNDVSNFYLSIGVQDEKGLQINNDYTRYNARFNYDYKLRRNMNTGIRFNGNWSKFTYALEDGFTDTSSTNTAGFDMRYAIAGITPYDPVTGKFGGVMAYGEDPQAYNPYVVYTNSLNRQNRQEANANVYLDWTPITGLTGRVDYSLNYYNQFAYSAATPATAFNFQSGINGSRVYVGDNAGVSNNTATGYKTMLNGRLTYHKAFGTHHDLTVTGVYSEEYWYDRFQGSSRNDRLFPGLHEVDAALTTIQGTSGGSSTEGLRSYIGRINYTAFDRYLFEANFRYDGSSKFLPGHQYGFFPSVALGWRFTEESFLKPFLSKYLTSGKFRASYGQLGNNSGVGRYEQQSTLYGSHYYVDAAIAKGLVYRKMINPDFTWENTAVFNLGLDLSFLDGRLNAELDYYNRLTTGMVRPSDMSILLSGAYAAPRKNIGNLRNKGVELNLNWSDHFGPVRYGVNLNASYNRTSLEKWNEYLGRGYTFLNMPYHFLYAYQDKGIAQTWQDIYNNTPQGASPGDILRKDVNGDGRIDDNDKVAYPNVQRDRPTTNFAMGFNASWKGIDLAFLLQGSAGRKDFWLNNYNDVNFSASRYAASWSHWTNPWSVENRDGGWPRIGGPGGNREESTFWLDNLAYLRLKNIQLGYMLPLSLIKRIGINSFRIYGSAENIATLTSFRGLDPEQTGNRSNAYPLNKSYSIGVNVGL, from the coding sequence ATGAATAATCAATCACCACGTTACCGAACATCCCGTAACGACTGCGTCAGATGGTGCGCTGTGGCTATCATGGCCACTACCGCGCTCTTTTACGCCGGTGGGGCTGCAGCCCACACCTCCGCCACACTGGCTGCCTTTCAGACGCCTCAGGATGAACAGCACTTTATTACCGGTGTTGTAAAAGATGAGAAAGGCCAGGCATTGCCAGGGGTAACCGTTACACTGAAAGGTACCGCCGCCGGCTCAGTAACAGACCCGGAAGGTAAATTCACATTGAAAACCACCGCTAAAAACGGCACACTGGAATTCAGCTCCATGGGCTTTGTGAAACAACAAGTGGCCTACGCCGGACAAAAAACAGTCAACATCACCCTCACCACCGACCAGAAAGCATTGGGAGAAGTAGTGGTCGTAGGATACGGTACCCAACGGAAAGTCAACCTGGTAGGCGCCGTCTCCGCCATCAAAGTAGATGAAAAAATAACCAGTCGCGCACTACCCAACGCGTCCTCCGCACTCTCCGGACTGGTACCCGGCCTATCTGCCGTACAGTCGTCCGGCATGGCCGGCAGAAACAGCGCCAGCCTCGTTATCCGCGGCCTGGGCACTGTCAACAACGCCAACCCCCTCATCGTAGTGGACGGTATGCCCGACGTGGACATCAACCGTATCAACATGAACGACATAGAAAGTATCTCCGTACTTAAAGATGCTACCTCGGCCTCCGTATACGGTTCCCGTGCAGCCAACGGCGTTATCCTGATCACCACCAAATCAGGCAAAGGCCAGAAAAAAACAGCGCTCAATTTCAACGGGACCTATGGTATTCAAAAGCCAACGAAAGCATACGATTTCATGGCCAACTATCCCCGCGCTCTCACACTGGAACAACGTCTGGGACAGGTGGGCACCCTGCGCGACAACCTCACCTTCAAAGACGGTACCATCGACCAGTGGATGGCCATGGGCATGATAGACCCGCTGCGTTATCCCAATACCAACTGGTGGGATATCATCATGCGCACCGGTACCTCTCAGAACTATAACCTTTCCGCTTCCGGAGGCAATGATGTCTCTAACTTCTACCTCTCTATTGGCGTACAGGATGAGAAAGGTTTACAGATCAACAACGACTATACCCGCTACAACGCACGCTTTAACTACGACTATAAACTGCGTAGGAACATGAACACCGGTATCCGCTTTAATGGCAACTGGTCTAAATTCACCTACGCACTGGAAGACGGTTTCACCGATACTTCTTCTACCAACACCGCGGGCTTTGATATGCGTTATGCCATCGCCGGTATTACACCCTACGATCCCGTTACTGGTAAATTCGGCGGCGTAATGGCCTATGGAGAAGATCCGCAGGCCTATAACCCTTATGTGGTGTATACCAACTCCCTCAACCGTCAAAACCGCCAGGAAGCAAATGCAAACGTTTATCTGGACTGGACACCCATCACAGGACTGACCGGCCGGGTAGATTATTCACTCAATTACTACAATCAGTTTGCCTATTCTGCTGCCACACCGGCCACCGCTTTCAACTTCCAGTCGGGTATAAACGGCAGCCGTGTATACGTAGGCGATAATGCCGGTGTTTCCAATAATACCGCTACCGGTTACAAAACCATGCTGAACGGACGCCTGACCTATCACAAAGCTTTTGGCACCCACCACGATCTGACGGTAACAGGGGTGTACAGCGAAGAATACTGGTACGACCGTTTCCAGGGCTCCTCCCGCAATGACAGGCTGTTCCCCGGTTTACATGAAGTAGATGCTGCCCTCACCACCATACAGGGTACCAGCGGCGGTAGCTCTACGGAAGGACTACGTTCCTATATCGGCCGTATTAACTACACCGCCTTTGATCGTTATCTGTTTGAGGCCAACTTCCGCTATGATGGTTCTTCGAAATTCCTGCCCGGACACCAGTACGGCTTCTTCCCCTCTGTGGCGCTGGGATGGCGCTTTACAGAAGAAAGTTTCCTCAAACCTTTCCTCAGTAAATACCTCACCAGCGGTAAATTCCGTGCTTCCTACGGACAGCTGGGCAACAACAGTGGCGTAGGCCGTTATGAACAGCAGTCCACCTTGTATGGCAGCCATTACTACGTTGATGCCGCCATCGCCAAAGGGCTCGTATACCGTAAAATGATCAACCCTGACTTCACCTGGGAAAACACGGCAGTCTTTAACCTCGGTCTGGACCTGAGTTTCCTGGATGGCCGCCTCAATGCGGAACTGGATTACTATAACAGACTTACTACCGGCATGGTAAGACCTTCCGATATGTCTATCCTGCTGAGCGGCGCTTATGCAGCTCCGCGCAAAAATATCGGGAACCTGCGCAATAAGGGCGTAGAGCTGAACCTCAACTGGTCAGACCATTTCGGGCCGGTACGTTACGGCGTAAACCTCAACGCTTCCTACAACAGGACCTCCCTCGAAAAATGGAACGAGTACCTGGGCCGTGGCTACACTTTCCTGAATATGCCTTATCACTTCCTGTATGCCTATCAGGATAAGGGCATCGCACAAACCTGGCAGGATATATACAACAATACCCCGCAAGGTGCTTCCCCGGGGGATATTCTGCGTAAAGACGTGAATGGTGACGGTAGAATAGATGACAACGATAAAGTCGCTTATCCCAACGTACAACGCGACAGACCTACCACCAACTTTGCTATGGGCTTCAACGCCTCCTGGAAAGGAATTGACCTGGCTTTTCTGTTGCAGGGTTCTGCCGGTCGTAAAGATTTCTGGCTCAACAACTACAACGATGTAAACTTCTCTGCCAGCCGCTATGCGGCTTCCTGGTCACACTGGACTAATCCATGGTCTGTAGAAAACAGGGACGGTGGATGGCCTCGTATAGGCGGTCCCGGTGGTAACAGAGAAGAATCTACCTTCTGGCTGGACAACCTTGCCTACCTGCGTCTGAAAAATATTCAGCTGGGTTATATGCTTCCGCTTAGTCTGATCAAACGGATCGGTATCAACAGTTTCCGTATTTACGGGTCTGCTGAAAACATTGCTACGCTTACTTCTTTCCGGGGTCTTGATCCTGAACAGACTGGTAACAGAAGCAATGCCTATCCGCTGAATAAATCCTATTCCATTGGTGTTAATGTGGGACTCTAA